A genomic stretch from Xiphophorus maculatus strain JP 163 A chromosome 16, X_maculatus-5.0-male, whole genome shotgun sequence includes:
- the praf2 gene encoding PRA1 family protein 2: MAGVQPPPLRSLDDFLLSSARFAVPDVRDLDRWNNRMINNLLYYQSNYFLSALSVLLLVGYFQPIQMFVGMTVVTALFLGFVWAAENKAPIRRFRRNHPLLAVLAILLASYLFISVLGGVTVFLFGIASPVLMVLVHSSMRLRNLKNKLENKLESIGLKRTPMGLLLEALGQEQEAGS, translated from the exons ATGGCAGGCGTGCAGCCGCCTCCCCTACGCAGCCTGGATGATTTTCTGCTGAGCTCGGCTCGTTTTGCGGTGCCAGATGTGCGGGACCTGGACCGCTGGAACAACCGCATGATCAACAACCTTTTGTATTATCAAAGCAATTACTTCCTGTCCGCGCTGAGCGTCCTGCTCCTTGTGGG GTATTTCCAGCCCATCCAGATGTTTGTTGGGATGACGGTGGTCACCGCGTTGTTCCTGGGTTTCGTCTGGGCTGCGGAGAACAAAGCTCCCATCCGCCGTTTCCGTAGAAACCACCCATTATTGGCTGTGCTCGCCATTCTCTTGGCCAGTTACCTCTTCATATCGGTGTTGGGAGGAGTGACTGTGTTCCTGTTTGGAATAGCAAGCCCAGTACTGA TGGTTCTGGTCCATTCGTCGATGAGGCTGCGGAACCTAAAGAACAAGCTGGAGAACAAACTGGAGAGCATCGGCCTGAAGCGGACCCCCATGGGGCTCCTGCTGGAGGCCCTGGGGCAGGAGCAGGAGGCCGGCTCCTAA
- the LOC102223329 gene encoding nuclear factor erythroid 2-related factor 1-like → MLHIKEYFTEGLIQMAILLSLCGVRVDVGLEAFMPPSWCELILGPTSALTHTQILNLRNRYSLHPKTVDLDQFFTARRLLGWVRSLDRIQVPQAELETWLVQQEAGPLSGRFPDQNSLMDRTPGQVERVQSEPTMEQGEVLDGLEDGEQRTDVDRSDESSDMLPENQPLGLDLELQWQDLMDILEPENTDVEMMTCSNRSPDSRRPATAPGDGSEAPPPCSSTRPGTEPLTGTFWQQDLFGTANQLEQEPVLLPLTPSDELDEDGSVINTGFTLGNSRLDSWTIPSNYTDLLDENPTKDTDEGMNGGDNLAAFSMNLLTRDISPFSSDSPSYDLKTPSVSQATRGNDLDQDFGQTTSSSFVLAEEDADGFPSHISDLLKDLNILEDIQLLAGELEEGFSPELEARSEEEEQLHCDGVHQGADRRGNWMEDQEQRSRLGDVQAEAEAEVETDSDSGLSLDFIHSPSSSSSIVSEGSADDSSSSCASAVGNVFSDKVDSSDEDDSAGSHLEVEVTIKQEEVEEDMGAVGGHGAPRFPANHEDSKLFPGFSWLEHIGHDHTYNNPPLSSLSSPAPGTMSPIQTESSVRAGRARPCRCSSSSLAPETKTWSRDKERARALRIPFSYQLIVNLPVEEFNHLLSSGQLSQQQLTLIRDIRRRGKNKIAAQNCRKRKLDVLLALEEDLKALRLQRSELLQEKRNSLRRLQDMKSRFGRLHQEIFSQLADDNGRPLDATEYTLRFGPDDTVTVASVRASQSSKKHRGVKKRRS, encoded by the exons ATGTTACACATAAAGGAATACTTCACAGAGGGACTGATTCAGATGGCCATCCTGTTGAGTCTCTGTGGAGTCAGGGTGGATGTGGGACTGGAGGCGTTTATGCCTCCATCCTGGTGTGAGCTGATTCTGGGTCCGACCTCTgcgctgacacacacacagatcctGAACCTCCGCAACCGGTACAGCCTGCACCCCAAGACGGTGGATCTGGATCAGTTCTTCACAGCGCGCAGGCTGTTGGGCTGGGTCCGCTCTCTGGACCGGATACAG GTTCCTCAGGCAGAGCTGGAGACATGGCTGGTCCAGCAGGAAGCAGGTCCTCTCTCTGGACGATTTCCTGACCAGAACTCTCTGATGGACAGAACACCGGGTCAGGTAGAAAGAGTCCAAAGTGAGCCAACGATGGAACAAGGAGAAGTTCTGGATGGACTGGAGGACGGAGAGCAG AGAACTGATGTTGACAGAAGTGATGAATCCTCCGACATGCTccctgaaaatcagccactgggCCTTGACCTGGAACTCCAGTGGCAGGATCTAATGGACATCCTGGAGCCTGAG AACACAGATGTTGAAATGATGACCTGTTCAAACCGCAGCCCTGACTCAAGAAGACCTGCGACTGCACCAGGTGATGGgtctgaagctccgcccccaTGTTCCAGCACCCGTCCCGGGACAGAGCCTCTCACAGGAACCTTCTGGCAGCAGG atctGTTTGGGACTGCTAACCAGCTGGAGCAGGAGCCAGTTCTGCTACCATTGACTCCCAGTGATGAACTGGATGAGGATGGTTCAGTGATCAACACAGGCTTCACTTTGGGGAACTCCAGGCTGGACTCTTGGACAATTCCTTCAAACTACACTGACCTACTGGACGAAAATCCTACAAAAGACACTGACGAAGGAATGAATGGTGGAGATAACTTGGCAGCCTTCAGCATGAACCTGCTGACTCGGGACATTTCTCCATTCAGCTCAGACTCTCCTTCATACGACCTGAAAACTCCTAGTGTCAGCCAAGCGACCAGAGGGAATGATCTGGACCAAGACTTTGGACAAACAACATCCAGTTCCTTTGTGTTGGCTGAGGAAGATGCAGACGGTTTTCCCAGCCACATCAGTGACCTGTTGAAGGATTTGAACATCTTGGAAGACATTCAGTTGTTGGCTGGAGAACTGGAGGAGGGATTCAGTCCTGAGCTGGAAGCCAGATCTGAAGAGGAAGAGCAGCTACACTGTGATGGAGTCCATCAGGGAGCTGACAGAAGAGGCAACTGGATGGAAGATCAGGAGCAGCGCAGCAGACTGGGAG ATGTCCAGGCGGAGGCGGAGGCGGAGGTGGAGACGGACTCAGACTCTGGCCTGTCTCTGGACTTCATCCACAgcccttcttcctcctcttctatTGTTTCTGAAGGCTCAGCAGACGATTCTTCTTCATCCTGTGCGTCGGCTGTGGGGAATGTGTTTTCTGACAAGGTGGACAGCAGTGATGAGGACGACTCAGCTGGTTCTCATTTAGAAGTGGAGGTGACTATTAagcaggaggaggtggaggaggacaTGGGAGCGGTTGGAGGACATGGCGCACCACGGTTCCCTGCTAACCATGAAGATTCCAAACTATTTCCAGGTTTTTCCTGGCTGGAACACATCGGCCATGATCACACCTACAACAACCCACCCCTATCCTCGCTGTCCTCTCCAGCTCCTGGGACGATGTCCCCCATACAGACTGAATCATCAGTGAGGGCCGGCAGAGCCAGGCCGTGCcgctgctcctcctccagcctGGCTCCAGAAACTAAAACCTGGAGCCGAGACAAGGAGCGAGCCCGGGCCCTCAGGATCCCTTTCTCCTACCAGCTGATTGTTAACCTGCCTGTAGAGGAGTTTAACCACCTGCTGAGTAGCGGCCAGctcagccagcagcagctgaccCTCATCAGGGACATCCGGCGGCGTGGGAAGAACAAGATAGCTGCTCAGAACTGCAGGAAGAGGAAACTAGACGTTCTGCTAGCGTTGGAGGAAGACTTGAAGGCCCTGAGACTCCAGCgctcagagctgctgcaggagaagCGGAACAGCCTCAGGCGCCTGCAGGACATGAAGAGCAGATTTGGGAGGTTGCACCAGGAAATCTTCTCCCAGCTGGCGGATGACAACGGCAGGCCGCTGGACGCCACAGAGTACACGCTTCGTTTTGGACCTGATGATACAGTTACTGTGGCGTCAGTCAGAGCCagtcaaagcagcaaaaaacacagaggtgtgaagaagaggaggagctga
- the LOC102223586 gene encoding chromobox protein homolog 1-like — protein MFSVVYKESSSDVKLAAVAKKSKKAEDEEQPAAPAPAAAAAAPTATAATEEAPPVEAAAAAAPATAAAPAEEEEEEEYVVEKVLDRRVVRGKVEFLLKWKGFSDEDNTWEPEENLDCPDLIAEYMQKHKEREEKKKESKRKASSEASGDAEERASKKRKEEGDKARGFGRGLQPERIIGATDSSGELMFLMKWKNSDEADLVPAKEANVKCPQVVISFYEERLTWHSYPTEEEEKKEEEKKD, from the exons atgttttctgttgtcTACAAAGAGTCCTCTTCAGACGTCAAACTGGCGGCCGTAGCAAAGAAGAGCAAGAAggctgaggatgaggagcagccAGCGGCCCCGgccccagcagctgcagctgcagcaccgACAGCCACTGCGGCAACAGAGGAAGCACCTCCGGTAgaagcagcagcggcggcggctcCAGCCACAGCGGCAGCTcctgcagaggaggaggaagaggaggagtacGTGGTGGAAAAGGTTCTGGACCGCCGTGTGGTGCGGGGCAAAGTCGAGTTTCTGCTGAAATGGAAAGGCTTTTCAGA CGAGGACAACACATGGGAGCCGGAAGAAAACTTGGACTGTCCCGACCTGATTGCAGAGTacatgcagaaacacaaagagagggaggagaagaagaaggagagtAAGAGGAAAGCTTCCAGCGAGGCGTCTGGAGACGCAGAGGAGCGGGCCAGCAAGAAGAGAAAGGAGGAG GGGGACAAGGCCAGAGGTTTTGGCCGAGGCCTGCAGCCTGAGAGGATTATTGGAGCCACCGACTCCAGTGGAGAGCTGATGTTTCTAATGAAGTG GAAGAACTCTGACGAGGCGGACCTTGTACCGGCCAAAGAAGCCAACGTCAAATGTCCGCAGGTAGTGATCTCTTTTTACGAGGAACGCCTCACATGGCACTCTTACCccacagaagaagaggaaaagaaggaggaggaaaaaaaggactAG